One window of the Cuculus canorus isolate bCucCan1 chromosome 13, bCucCan1.pri, whole genome shotgun sequence genome contains the following:
- the CFAP20 gene encoding cilia- and flagella-associated protein 20 isoform X2 has product MFKNTFQSGFLSVLYSIGSKPLQIWDKKVRNGHIKRITDNDIQSLVLEIEGTNVSTTYITCPADPKKTLGIKLPFLVMIIKNLKKYFTFEVQVLDDKNVRRRFRASNYQSTTRVKPFICTMPMRLDDGWNQIQFNLSDFTRRAYGTNYIETLRVQIHANCRIRRVYFSDRLYSEDELPAEFKLYLPVQNKAKQ; this is encoded by the exons ATGTTCAAGAACACGTTCCAGAGCGGGTTCCTCTCGGTGCTGTACAGCATCGGCAGCAAGCCGCTCCAGATCTGGGACAAGAAG GTGCGCAATGGCCACATCAAGCGAATCACTGACAATGACATCCAGTCACTGGTGCTGGAGATTGAAGGAACTAATGTCAG TACTACATACATCACGTGTCCCGCTGACCCAAAGAAGACCCTGGGCATCAAACTGCCTTTCCTAGTGATGATCATCAAGAAcctgaagaaatacttcactTTTGAAGTGCAG GTGCTGGACGATAAGAATGTACGCCGGCGTTTCCGGGCAAGTAACTACCAGAGCACAACTCGGGTGAAGCCATTCATCTGCACCATGCCCATGCGGCTGGATGATGGCTGGAACCAGATCCAGTTCAACCTGTCAGACTTCACACGTCGTGCTTATGGAACAAATTACATTGAGACCCTGAGAGTTCAG ATCCATGCCAACTGTCGCATCCGACGGGTGTACTTCTCTGACCGGCTCTACTCAGAGGATGAGCTCCCGGCTGAGTTCAAGCTGTATCTGCCTGTCCAGAACAAGGCCAAG caATAA
- the CFAP20 gene encoding cilia- and flagella-associated protein 20 isoform X1 — MFKNTFQSGFLSVLYSIGSKPLQIWDKKVRNGHIKRITDNDIQSLVLEIEGTNVSTTYITCPADPKKTLGIKLPFLVMIIKNLKKYFTFEVQVLDDKNVRRRFRASNYQSTTRVKPFICTMPMRLDDGWNQIQFNLSDFTRRAYGTNYIETLRVQIHANCRIRRVYFSDRLYSEDELPAEFKLYLPVQNKAKVS, encoded by the exons ATGTTCAAGAACACGTTCCAGAGCGGGTTCCTCTCGGTGCTGTACAGCATCGGCAGCAAGCCGCTCCAGATCTGGGACAAGAAG GTGCGCAATGGCCACATCAAGCGAATCACTGACAATGACATCCAGTCACTGGTGCTGGAGATTGAAGGAACTAATGTCAG TACTACATACATCACGTGTCCCGCTGACCCAAAGAAGACCCTGGGCATCAAACTGCCTTTCCTAGTGATGATCATCAAGAAcctgaagaaatacttcactTTTGAAGTGCAG GTGCTGGACGATAAGAATGTACGCCGGCGTTTCCGGGCAAGTAACTACCAGAGCACAACTCGGGTGAAGCCATTCATCTGCACCATGCCCATGCGGCTGGATGATGGCTGGAACCAGATCCAGTTCAACCTGTCAGACTTCACACGTCGTGCTTATGGAACAAATTACATTGAGACCCTGAGAGTTCAG ATCCATGCCAACTGTCGCATCCGACGGGTGTACTTCTCTGACCGGCTCTACTCAGAGGATGAGCTCCCGGCTGAGTTCAAGCTGTATCTGCCTGTCCAGAACAAGGCCAAGGTGAGCTAG
- the MMP15 gene encoding matrix metalloproteinase-15, whose protein sequence is MAGRGGGAPCRAGGARRAGGRPALALLLLLLVVAAAGEDINAEAWLRLYGYLPQPSRQMSTMRSAQTLSSALAEMQKFYGITVTGVLDEETKAWMKRPRCGVPDQFGARMKSNMRRKRYALTGRRWSQSHLTFSIQNYTEKLGRYHSYEAVRRAFRVWEQATPLVFREVPYEDIRQKRKKEADIMVLFASGFHGDSSPFDGVGGFLAHAYFPGPGMGGDTHFDSDEPWTLENADVSGNNLFLVAVHELGHSLGLEHSSNPSAIMAPFYQWMDTENFQLPEDDLKGIQQLYGTTDGHPQPTKPLPTVTPRRPGRPDQRPPKPPPPGKPERPPKPGSPDRPDQYGPDICDGNFDTVAVLRGEMFVFKGRWFWRVRHNRVLDNYPMPIGHFWRGLPGDIDAAYERHDGRFVFFKGDRYWLFREANLEPGYPQPLVTYGQGIPYDGIDTAVWWEPTGHTFFFHGDRYWRFNEDTRSVDPGYPKPISVWVGIPPSPKGAFLSPDASSTYFYRGTKYWKFDNERLKTEPGYPKSILRDFMGCHMDPPPRWPDVDRPPFNPDGDGRTEGEEEEQEEEEEEEDEEDYSEGGRQPGGDVDVVVQIDEYTRTMSVIMVLVLLVLLLCILGLIYVIVQTQRKGAPRMLLYCKRSLQEWV, encoded by the exons ATggcggggcgcggcggcggcgccccCTGCCGggcgggcggggcgcggcgggcgggcgggcgccCCGcgctggcactgctgctgctgctgctggtggtggcgGCGGCGGGCGAGGACATCAACGCCGAG GCATGGCTGCGGCTCTACGGCTACCTGCCGCAGCCCAGCCGGCAGATGTCCACCATGCGCTCGGCTCAGACCTTGTCCTCGGCCCTCGCTGAGATGCAGAAGTTTTACGGCATCACCGTCACTGGTGTCCTGGACGAGGAGACCAAGGC GTGGATGAAACGGCCTCGCTGTGGGGTCCCAGACCAGTTTGGGGCACGGATGAAGTCCAACATGCGGCGGAAGCGGTATGCGCTGACGGGGCGGCGCTGGAGCCAGAGCCATCTTACCTTCAG CATCCAAAACTACACAGAGAAGCTGGGTCGGTACCACTCATACGAGGCCGTCCGCCGTGCTTTCCGCGTGTGGGAGCAAGCCACGCCGCTGGTGTTCCGGGAGGTGCCTTATGAGGACATTCGACAAAAGCGAAAGAAGGAGGCCGACATCATGGTCCTTTTTGCCTCTGGCTTCCATGGAGACAGCTCTCCTTTCGACGGCGTCGGTGGGTTTTTGGCTCATGCCTATTTTCCTGGTCCTGGCATGGGAGGAGACACGCATTTTGACTCAGATGAGCCCTGGACACTAGAAAACGCAGATGTGTCTG GGAACAACCTTTTCTTGGTGGCCGTGCACGAGCTGGGGCACTCGCTGGGCCTGGAGCACTCCAGCAACCCCAGCGCTATCATGGCACCCTTCTACCAGTGGATGGACACAGAGAACTTCCAGCTGCCCGAGGATGACCTCAAGGGCATCCAGCAGCTGTACG GTACCACAGATGGGCACCCTCAGCCCACCAAGCCTTTGCCCACGGTGACACCCCGGAGACCTGGCAGGCCAGACCAGAGACCCCCGAAACCGCCACCGCCAGGAAAACCAGAACGACCCCCCAAACCTGGCAGCCCAGACCGACCTGACCAGTACGGCCCCGACATCTGCGACGGGAACTTTGACACCGTGGCGGTGCTGCGTGGGGAGATGTTTGTGTTCAAG GGCCGGTGGTTCTGGAGGGTCCGGCACAACCGGGTGCTGGATAACTACCCCATGCCCATCGGGCACTTCTGGCGGGGCCTCCCTGGGGACATCGATGCTGCCTACGAGAGGCATGACGGGAGGTTCGTCTTCTTTAAAG GGGACCGGTACTGGCTCTTTCGGGAAGCCAACCTGGAGCCCGGGTACCCGCAGCCCCTGGTCACCTACGGGCAGGGAATCCCCTATGACGGCATCGACACGGCTGTCTGGTGGGAACCCACGGGGCACACCTTCTTCTTCCATGGAGACAG ATACTGGCGCTTTAATGAAGACACCCGCTCGGTGGACCCCGGGTACCCGAAGCCCATCTCTGTCTGGGTGGGCATCCCTCCCTCACCCAAGGGTGCCTTCCTCAGCCCAGATGCCT CCTCCACATACTTCTACAGAGGCACAAAGTACTGGAAATTTGACAACGAGCGGCTCAAGACAGAGCCAGGTTATCCCAAATCCATCCTACGGGACTTCATGGGCTGTCACATGGACCCCCCTCCCCGCTGGCCTGATGTGGACAGACCCCCTTTCAACCCTGACGGGGACGGGCGGACAGAAGGCGAGGAGGAagaacaggaggaggaagaagaggaggaagatgaggaagattACAGTGAGGGTGGTCGCCAGCCAGGCGGGGACGTGGACGTGGTGGTGCAGATCGATGAGTACACGCGCACCATGAGCGTCATCATGGtgttggtgctgctggtgctgctgctctgcatcctTGGCCTCATCTACGTCATCGTCCAGACACAGAGGAAGGGTGCGCCCCGAATGCTCTTGTACTGCAAGCGCTCCTTGCAGGAGTGGGTCTGA